Proteins from a single region of Apium graveolens cultivar Ventura chromosome 7, ASM990537v1, whole genome shotgun sequence:
- the LOC141670531 gene encoding U-box domain-containing protein 27-like yields the protein MVRDDLRVSIPSLFKCPISLDVMNSPVSLCTGVTYDRSSIQRWLDSGHNTCPATMQQLQTKEIVPNHTLKRLIKIWSDSVQTQSNSLTQLQVRSLVNELKLTYCEVDENLFVIVDKLTSFASESNQNSKFLSKIDGFLEFLIELFNKHLKKFYFAEKIVQLFSILLEEAEDRHKLSKSIDKREFLVSISIILQHGASDSKIAAIRSLELLAIDLDSNILSELIKILRENTKPDSLIDSCLSCLISSLINKRIRIKFVHLGAVETLGKLLSESNVSVSIIEKTMKILEMLTACKEGRKAICENEACLNAIVKNLLKVSSPATEHGVTILWSLCCLFRESKAQAGVVQSNGLTKLLLLMQSNCSHAVRQMSSDMLKMFRVNSKSCLISYETKTTHIMPF from the coding sequence ATGGTGAGAGACGATCTTCGAGTTTCTATACCTAGCTTATTCAAATGCCCTATCTCACTCGACGTGATGAACTCTCCGGTGAGTCTCTGCACCGGCGTCACTTACGATCGTTCAAGCATCCAACGGTGGCTAGATAGCGGCCACAACACGTGTCCGGCGACGATGCAGCAACTTCAAACCAAAGAGATTGTTCCAAATCACACTCTTAAACGTCTCATTAAGATCTGGTCTGACTCGGTTCAAACTCAGTCTAACTCGCTCACTCAGCTCCAAGTTCGTAGTCTCGTAAACGAATTAAAGCTTACTTATTGTGAAGTGGACGAGAATTTGTTTGTTATTGTCGATAAACTCACTTCTTTCGCCTCCGAGTCGAATCAGAATAGTAAGTTTTTGTCGAAAATTGACGGATTTTTAGAGTTTCTTATCGAATTGTTCAATAAGCATTTGAAGAAATTCTATTTCGCGGAGAAGATTGTACAATTGTTTAGTATTTTACTTGAAGAGGCTGAAGATAGACATAAATTATCGAAATCAATTGATAAACGAGAGTTTCTGGTTTCGATATCGATAATTCTTCAACACGGAGCTTCTGATTCGAAAATTGCAGCAATTAGATCCCTGGAGCTTCTCGCAATTGATCTAGACTCCAACATTTTATCCGAATTGATTAAAATTCTTCGTGAAAATACGAAACCGGATAGTTTGATAGATTCGTGTTTATCGTGTTTGATTTCTTCGCTGATTAATAAACGGATTCGAATCAAGTTCGTTCATCTCGGAGCTGTTGAGACTCTAGGAAAATTGTTATCAGAGTCGAATGTAAGTGTTTCAATTATCGAAAAAACAATGAAGATTTTAGAAATGCTGACAGCTTGTAAAGAAGGCAGAAAGGCAATTTGCGAAAACGAGGCCTGTTTGAACGCAATCGTGAAGAACTTGTTGAAGGTTTCGAGTCCTGCAACAGAGCACGGAGTTACAATTCTGTGGAGTTTGTGCTGTTTGTTTCGCGAATCGAAAGCTCAGGCTGGTGTGGTGCAGAGTAACGGATTGACGAAATTGTTATTGTTAATGCAGAGCAATTGTTCTCACGCTGTTCGACAAATGTCGAGCGATATGTTGAAGATGTTTAGGGTTAATTCAAAATCTTGTTTGATTAGTTATGAAACTAAAACTACTCATATTATGCCGTTTTGA